A window of the Gemmatirosa kalamazoonensis genome harbors these coding sequences:
- a CDS encoding lysylphosphatidylglycerol synthase domain-containing protein, whose amino-acid sequence MSRTRWFITLISFAAALGASAFIVWRTWPEEGATVTLPPLAHLLGAGALVAEVLFRSWKIQLSAHALRIPLRFGAAVRVSLGGDFAASITPSRSGAEPARYLVLAESRVDPLGRLLILFTEILLEMFSLGIVAIALALTFRGMGTALAGLLALVGGYSALVIGVGALGLALSRRNAHGPPPPWAASIGLHAGRWRGVQRSLRQLRGSVDAVRRARLGAMTAALVMSVLHVVARMCVLPGLVFGAHTDMPLTLASLAPLVVWPLALQYGAGVAPAPGGGGVVEAAFGATLRHAIPGRIFGASLIWWRFYTFYAYLPLGALAAGRTVLRALRDRHERKHGRRHEIVATGEHRVPA is encoded by the coding sequence GTGTCGCGCACCCGCTGGTTCATCACACTGATCTCCTTCGCCGCCGCCCTCGGAGCGTCGGCGTTCATCGTCTGGAGAACGTGGCCCGAGGAAGGGGCCACCGTCACGCTCCCGCCGCTCGCGCACCTGCTCGGCGCCGGCGCGCTCGTCGCCGAGGTGCTGTTCCGGTCGTGGAAGATCCAGCTCAGCGCGCACGCGCTGCGCATCCCGCTCCGCTTCGGCGCCGCGGTGCGCGTGTCGCTCGGCGGCGACTTCGCGGCCTCGATCACGCCGTCGCGCTCGGGGGCCGAGCCGGCGCGCTACCTCGTGCTCGCGGAGTCGCGCGTCGACCCGCTCGGCCGGCTGCTGATCCTGTTCACCGAGATCCTGCTCGAGATGTTCTCGCTCGGGATCGTGGCGATCGCGCTCGCGCTCACGTTCCGCGGCATGGGTACCGCGCTCGCCGGCCTGCTGGCGCTCGTGGGCGGCTACTCGGCGCTCGTCATCGGCGTCGGCGCGCTCGGGCTCGCGCTCTCGCGCCGCAACGCGCACGGCCCGCCGCCGCCGTGGGCCGCCTCCATCGGGCTGCACGCGGGCCGATGGCGCGGCGTGCAGCGGTCATTGCGTCAGCTGCGCGGAAGCGTCGATGCGGTGCGGCGCGCGCGACTCGGCGCGATGACCGCCGCGCTCGTGATGTCGGTGCTGCACGTCGTCGCGCGCATGTGCGTGCTGCCGGGGCTCGTCTTCGGCGCGCACACCGACATGCCACTCACGCTCGCGTCGCTCGCGCCGCTCGTCGTGTGGCCGCTCGCGCTGCAGTACGGCGCGGGCGTCGCGCCGGCGCCCGGCGGCGGCGGCGTCGTGGAAGCGGCGTTCGGCGCGACGCTGCGTCACGCGATCCCGGGTCGGATCTTCGGCGCGTCGCTCATCTGGTGGCGCTTCTACACGTTCTACGCGTACCTGCCGCTCGGTGCGCTCGCCGCGGGCCGCACCGTGCTGCGCGCGCTGCGCGACCGTCACGAGCGCAAGCACGGCCGCCGGCACGAGATCGTCGCGACGGGGGAGCACCGAGTGCCGGCGTGA
- a CDS encoding NUDIX domain-containing protein codes for MSRTTISAGLLLFRRLHGRLELFLAHPGGPFWRDRDDGAWTIPKGGVDTGEELLAAACREFEEETGVRPVPPFLPLGEVRQKAGKRIHAWAWEGDADPATVTSNVMRTEHPRGSGRFLTFPEVDRCAWFDPDTARAKLNPAQAELVGRLEALLDGSE; via the coding sequence GTGTCCCGCACCACGATCAGCGCAGGTCTGCTGCTGTTTCGCCGCCTTCACGGCCGGCTCGAGCTGTTCCTCGCGCATCCCGGCGGGCCGTTCTGGCGCGACCGCGACGACGGGGCGTGGACGATCCCGAAGGGCGGCGTGGACACGGGTGAGGAGCTGCTCGCCGCGGCGTGCCGCGAGTTCGAGGAGGAGACCGGCGTGCGCCCGGTACCGCCGTTCCTTCCGTTAGGCGAGGTGCGGCAGAAGGCGGGCAAGCGGATCCACGCCTGGGCGTGGGAGGGCGACGCCGACCCGGCGACGGTGACGAGCAACGTGATGCGCACCGAGCACCCGCGCGGCTCGGGGCGATTCCTCACGTTCCCCGAGGTGGATCGCTGCGCGTGGTTCGACCCCGACACCGCGCGCGCGAAGCTCAACCCTGCGCAGGCGGAGCTGGTGGGGCGGCTGGAGGCGCTGCTGGACGGGAGCGAGTAG